A window of the Nycticebus coucang isolate mNycCou1 chromosome 3, mNycCou1.pri, whole genome shotgun sequence genome harbors these coding sequences:
- the LOC128582598 gene encoding galectin-1-like: protein MACGLVASNLNLKPGECLRVRGEVAPDTKSFVLNLGKDSNNLCLHFNPRFDAHGDANTIVCNSKDGGAWGAEQREAAFSLQPGSVAEVCISFDQADLTVKLPDGYTFKFPNRLNLEAINYMAADGDFKIKCVAFD from the coding sequence aTGGCTTGTGGTCTGGTCGCCAGCAACCTGAATCTCAAACCTGGGGAGTGCCTCAGAGTACGGGGCGAGGTGGCCCCCGACACCAAGAGCTTTGTGCTGAACCTGGGCAAAGACAGCAACAACCTGTGCCTGCATTTCAACCCCCGCTTTGATGCCCATGGGGATGCCAATACTATCGTGTGCAACAGCAAGGACGGCGGGGCCTGGGGAGCTGAGCAGCGGGAGGCTGCCTTTTCCCTCCAGCCTGGAAGTGTCGCGGAGGTGTGCATCAGCTTTGACCAGGCAGACCTGACCGTCAAGCTGCCAGATGGTTACACATTCAAGTTCCCTAACCGCCTCAACCTGGAGGCCATCAACTACATGGCAGCTGATGGTGACTTCAAGATCAAGTGTGTGGCCTTTGATTGA